In a genomic window of Rubrobacter calidifluminis:
- the murJ gene encoding murein biosynthesis integral membrane protein MurJ has protein sequence MAAILRSVLSMSAATALSRITGYVRTFTQAAVVGSGTVVAEAYTYSNSLPNQIYELFMGGILSSIFIPLLVERLSRHGERDARLLANALATLVVPFLALITLLGIVFAPVLVGLITDWKASGSLSPAEAERTTELAVLLFRVFAAQIFFYGVAALEMGILNAHRRFFLPAFTPVLNNLIVIASFGGYALLSGAHPSLALRVLAFGTTLGVTAMALAMLPAVLRLGYRPRPVFGHPSLASAARLAGPMLVFVVCSVGVQVAANYFGSAAGGVSDLWYAFMIFQLPYGIFTVSMATALMPELSESYARRDAASFRSTLSFGLRTMTFVLAPAAVGMIALSRPIVGLLYEHGNFTARDTLSVSVLLAAYAVGLLGYAAYFVLVRSFYSRQNTRAPATLNAGLLALYVVLGHLLLRWFGLVGVALAFSISYTILALALLLAMRRVLKRLGGRGMLSSFSRIVLSAAGMYVTARAGLALTGPGQGLLGHAAVLVGVGGVSLAVYLAVAALLRTEELRYARSLLRRKVAAGEG, from the coding sequence ATGGCAGCCATCCTGAGATCGGTGCTCTCGATGTCGGCCGCGACGGCCCTCTCGCGCATCACCGGCTACGTGAGGACGTTCACCCAGGCCGCGGTCGTCGGGAGCGGCACGGTCGTCGCGGAGGCCTACACCTACTCCAACTCGCTGCCGAACCAGATCTACGAGCTGTTCATGGGCGGGATACTCTCCTCCATCTTCATCCCACTCCTGGTCGAGCGGCTCTCGCGCCACGGGGAGCGCGACGCCCGGCTGCTGGCGAACGCCCTCGCCACGCTGGTCGTCCCCTTCCTGGCGCTCATCACCCTGCTCGGGATCGTCTTCGCCCCCGTGCTCGTCGGCCTCATAACCGACTGGAAGGCGTCCGGCTCCCTCTCCCCCGCCGAGGCCGAGAGGACGACGGAGCTCGCGGTGCTCCTCTTCCGGGTCTTCGCCGCCCAGATCTTCTTCTACGGCGTCGCGGCGCTCGAGATGGGCATCCTCAACGCCCACCGGCGCTTCTTCCTCCCGGCGTTCACCCCGGTCCTGAACAACCTGATCGTCATCGCCTCCTTCGGGGGATACGCCCTGCTCTCCGGGGCACATCCCTCCCTCGCGCTGCGGGTGCTCGCCTTCGGGACCACGCTCGGGGTGACGGCGATGGCGCTCGCGATGCTCCCGGCCGTCCTGCGGCTCGGCTACCGCCCGCGCCCGGTGTTCGGTCACCCCTCGCTCGCGTCCGCCGCCAGGCTCGCCGGGCCGATGCTCGTCTTCGTCGTCTGCTCGGTGGGGGTGCAGGTCGCGGCGAACTACTTCGGGTCGGCGGCGGGCGGCGTCTCGGACCTCTGGTACGCGTTCATGATCTTTCAGCTCCCCTACGGCATCTTCACCGTCTCCATGGCGACCGCCCTGATGCCCGAGCTCTCCGAGAGCTACGCCCGCCGGGACGCGGCGTCGTTCCGATCGACCCTCTCCTTCGGCCTGAGGACGATGACCTTCGTCCTCGCTCCGGCCGCGGTAGGCATGATCGCGCTCTCCCGCCCCATCGTCGGCTTGCTCTACGAACACGGCAACTTCACAGCCCGGGATACGCTCTCGGTCTCGGTTTTGCTCGCCGCGTACGCGGTCGGGCTGCTCGGTTACGCGGCCTACTTCGTGCTCGTCCGCTCGTTCTACTCGCGGCAGAACACCCGCGCCCCGGCGACCCTCAACGCCGGGCTCCTCGCCCTGTACGTCGTGCTCGGACACCTCCTCCTGAGGTGGTTCGGGCTCGTCGGGGTCGCGCTGGCCTTCTCTATCTCCTACACCATCCTGGCCCTCGCCCTGCTCCTGGCGATGCGCCGGGTCCTGAAACGCCTGGGCGGCAGGGGGATGCTGAGCTCCTTCTCGCGCATCGTCCTCTCAGCGGCGGGCATGTACGTCACGGCCCGCGCGGGGCTCGCCCTGACCGGGCCGGGCCAGGGGCTCCTCGGGCACGCCGCCGTCCTCGTCGGGGTCGGCGGCGTCTCGCTCGCCGTCTACCTGGCGGTGGCGGCCCTGCTCCGGACCGAGGAGCTGCGATACGCCCGCTCGCTCCTCCGGAGAAAGGTCGCGGCAGGGGAGGGCTAG